In Musa acuminata AAA Group cultivar baxijiao chromosome BXJ2-10, Cavendish_Baxijiao_AAA, whole genome shotgun sequence, a genomic segment contains:
- the LOC103968837 gene encoding tetraspanin-2, with the protein MGVSNNITALLNFVGLLCSVPVIGAGIWLASKQDNECVRLARWPVIILGVLLMLVSLAGFVGAYWNKQGLLAAYLFCMAALIVLLLALLIFAFAVTRPDGSYPVPGRAYREYRLGGFSVWLRHYVADHWPQIRTCLSSSNVCQNLGRNQPYLTADQFFRTDLTPLQSGCCKPPTVCGYGYVNPTMWNNPSNPMADVDCAIWSNDQSQLCYDCSSCEAGLLGNLRKEWRKANVALIIAAVVLIWVYIIGCSAFKNAQAQDLFRRYKQGFV; encoded by the exons ATGGGCGTGAGCAACAACATCACGGCCTTGCTCAACTTCGTGGGCCTGCTGTGCTCCGTGCCCGTGATCGGCGCGGGCATTTGGCTGGCCTCCAAACAGGACAACGAGTGCGTCCGTCTCGCCCGGTGGCCCGTCATCATCCTCGGCGTGCTCCTCATGCTCGTCTCCCTTGCCGGCTTTGTCGGCGCCTACTGGAACAAGCAGGGCCTGCTCGCCGCCTACCTCTTCTGCATGGCCGCCCTCAtcgtcctcctcctcgccctcctcatCTTCGCCTTCGCCGTCACTCGCCCCGACGGCTCCTACCCGGTCCCGGGCCGCGCCTACCGCGAGTACCGCCTCGGCGGCTTCTCCGTTTGGCTCCGCCATTACGTCGCCGACCACTGGCCTCAGATCCGCACCTGCCTCAGCTCTTCCAATGTTTGCCAGAATCTTGGCAGGAATCAGCCCTATCTCACCGCCGATCAGTTCTTTCGGACCGACCTCACGCCTCTCCAG TCAGGATGCTGTAAACCACCGACGGTGTGTGGATATGGGTACGTGAACCCGACAATGTGGAACAATCCCAGTAACCCCATGGCGGACGTGGACTGCGCTATCTGGAGCAACGACCAGAGCCAGCTCTGCTACGACTGCAGCTCGTGCGAGGCCGGGCTGCTGGGCAACCTGCGGAAAGAATGGCGCAAGGCCAATGTCGCGCTCATCATCGCCGCCGTCGTGCTCATCTGGGTCTACATCATCGGCTGCAGCGCTTTCAAGAATGCGCAGGCCCAGGATCTCTTCCGCCGCTACAAGCAGGGCTTCGTCTGA